The following DNA comes from Noviherbaspirillum sp. L7-7A.
CACGGTGCCGTACTGCTGCTGCAGCCATTTCTTCGCAATCGCCGCCGCGCCCACCACCGGCGCGGTCAGACGGGCGGAGGAACGGCCGCCGCCGCGCGGGTCGCGGATGCCGTATTTGTGCCAGTAGGTGTAGTCGGCATGGCCGGGGCGGAAGGTTTCGACGATGTTGCCGTAGTCATGGCTGCGCTGGTCCTGGTTGCGGATCATCAGCGCGATCGGCGTGCCGGTGGTCTTGCCTTCGTACACGCCCGACAGGATTTCCACCGTGTCCGGCTCCTTGCGCTGGGTGACGTGGCGCGAGGTGCCGGGCTTTCTGCGATCGAGTTCGGGCTGGATGTCATCCACCGTCAGCGCCAGGCCGGGCGGGCAGCCATCCACCACGCAGCCGATTGCCGGGCCATGGGATTCGCCGAAGGTGGTAACGGTAAAGAGCGTGCCGAAGGTATTGCCAGCCATGATGTCGCCAGAGGAAGGGTTGAGCGGAAAGGCGTGATTTTACCAGCGCGCCGACGATGCCCGGCAAGCGCCGGGCGTTTGCCGGTCTCTCCACCGCTCTACGGCTATTTCCAGTCGCCGCGCAGGCTCATGACCTGCTGTCGCAATGCGTCCGGCGTCGCCTGCGCAGGCGCGAGCGGCTCGCCCACCGACAGCGACAGCCTGGACCACGGTCCACGCCGGAAGGACCGCTCGAACGGATTGCCGTCGCTGCGGGTCAGCAGGCTGCCCCACAGGCCGCGCAGCGCCATCGGGATCACCGGCACCGGCGTGCGGGCGACGATGTGCTGCACGCCGCTGCGGAAGGCATCGATCTCGCCGTCGCGGGTCAGTTTGCCTTCGGGGAAAATGCAGACCAGCTCGCCTTCCTCCAAAGCTGCGGCGATGCGGTCGTAGGCCTGTTGCATCAGTTGCGCATCCTCCTTCGCCGGCGCAATCGGTATCGCCTTGGCGGCCCGGAATACCCACGACACCAGGGGAATGGCAAAGATGCGGTGGTCCATCACGAAGCGGATCGGGCGCGGGCTGGCCGCGGCGATCACCAGCGCATCGACATAGCTGACGTGGTTGCACACCAGCACAGCCGGGCCGTATTCCGGAATGCGGTCGGTGTCGACGGCATGCACCCGGTGGATGGTATGGATCAGCATCCAGGCGAAGAAGCGCATCAGGAATTCCGGCACCAGCAGGAAGATGTAGATCGCCACTACGGCATTCATCAGCGCGGTGGCCATGAAAATCTGCGGTATCGACAGGCCCGCGCCCAGCAGCAGCATGGCTACCAGCGCGGCCGTCACCATGAACAGCGCATTCATGATGTTCATGCCGGCAATCGTGCGCGACAGATGCGCCGGGTCGCAGCGGGTCTGGATCAGCGCGAACAGGGGCACGATGTAGAAGCCGCCGAAAACCCCGATCATCACGCAGTCGAACAGGATGCGCCAGCTGCCCTGCTGCGCGAGGAAGCCCGATACCCCGACCAGCTCGGTATTTACATACGACAGGCTGGCCAGGAACAGGTCGAAGCCGAACAGGGACAGGCCGATCGAGCCGAACGGCACCAGGCCGATTTCCACCTTGTGGCCGGAGAGCCGCTCGCACAGCAGCGAGCCGGCGCCGATGCCGAGGGAGAAGACGGTCAGCAGCAGCACGAACACGCCATGGTCGCCATGCAGGTAATTCTTTGCATACAGCGGAAACTGGGCCAGCATGATGGCGCCGTAAAACCAGAACCAGGAATTGCCCAGCACCGACAGGAACACCGTACGGTTCTGACGGGTGTAAGCGATGTTGCGTACGGTTTCCGTTAGCGGATTCCAGTTGATGCGCAGGTTCGGCGCGGGCGGCGGCGTCAGCGGTATCGCGCGGCTGGTCAGCCATCCGAGGATCGCAATGGCGATGGTGCCGCCGGCCACCAGTTCCACGCCCCAGGGCTTGTGCAGCACCAGCACCGCGCCCAGCACTTCGCCCAGCAGGATACCGACGAAGGTGCCCATCTCGATCACGCCATTGCCGCCCACCAGTTCCTCGGCCTTCAACTGCTGCGGCAGGTAGGCGTATTTCACCGGCCCGAACAGCGTGGAATGCAAACCCATGCCCACCACCGCGGCCACCAGCAGCCACAGGCTGTGGGTCACCCAGCCTACCGCGGCCAGCAGCATGATCGCGATTTCCAGCAGCTTGACGTAGCGCGTCAGCATGGACTTCTCGAACTTGTCGGCCAGTTGCCCGGCAGTCGCGGAAAACAGCAGGAAAGGCAGGATGAAGAGACCAGGGATCAGGTTGTTGAGCAGGCCGACATCGGCCGTGGTCCAGCTTGCAGCTTCATAGGTGATGATGGTCAGCAGCGCGGTCTTGAAGACATTGTCGTTGAATGCGCCCAGGAACTGGGTCCAGAAGAAAGGCGCGAAGCGGCGCTGGCGCAGCAGGGCGAACTGGCTGTTCTTTTGCATGGTCTGGGATAAAAGGAAATCTGCCGGCACGATCCATGCCGGCAGGAAAGCAAAAACCGGAGTCTAACTCAAGCGATCGCGTTGGCAAGC
Coding sequences within:
- a CDS encoding MFS transporter — encoded protein: MQKNSQFALLRQRRFAPFFWTQFLGAFNDNVFKTALLTIITYEAASWTTADVGLLNNLIPGLFILPFLLFSATAGQLADKFEKSMLTRYVKLLEIAIMLLAAVGWVTHSLWLLVAAVVGMGLHSTLFGPVKYAYLPQQLKAEELVGGNGVIEMGTFVGILLGEVLGAVLVLHKPWGVELVAGGTIAIAILGWLTSRAIPLTPPPAPNLRINWNPLTETVRNIAYTRQNRTVFLSVLGNSWFWFYGAIMLAQFPLYAKNYLHGDHGVFVLLLTVFSLGIGAGSLLCERLSGHKVEIGLVPFGSIGLSLFGFDLFLASLSYVNTELVGVSGFLAQQGSWRILFDCVMIGVFGGFYIVPLFALIQTRCDPAHLSRTIAGMNIMNALFMVTAALVAMLLLGAGLSIPQIFMATALMNAVVAIYIFLLVPEFLMRFFAWMLIHTIHRVHAVDTDRIPEYGPAVLVCNHVSYVDALVIAAASPRPIRFVMDHRIFAIPLVSWVFRAAKAIPIAPAKEDAQLMQQAYDRIAAALEEGELVCIFPEGKLTRDGEIDAFRSGVQHIVARTPVPVIPMALRGLWGSLLTRSDGNPFERSFRRGPWSRLSLSVGEPLAPAQATPDALRQQVMSLRGDWK